Proteins encoded within one genomic window of Pigmentiphaga sp. H8:
- the leuS gene encoding leucine--tRNA ligase: MQERYAPNDIESAAQKHWEATNAYLTVEHAKNADGSEKPKFYACSMLPYPSGKLHMGHVRNYTINDAMYRQLRMKGYNVLMPMGWDAFGMPAENAAIKSKVPPAKWTYDNIAYMKKQMKAMGLGIDWSREMAACDPGYYKWNQWLFLKMLEKGVAYRKTQVVNWDPVDQTVLANEQVIDGRGWRSGALVEKREIPGYYLRITDYAEELLDEVKNNLTGWPERVRLMQEHWIGKSEGTRFAFTHDIRDAAGQLIQDGRMYVFTTRADTIMGVTFCAVAPEHPLALHAAAKDPALAAFIEECRKGGVTEAELATRDKEGLPTGLTVVHPLTGEAVPVWVGNYVLMSYGDGAVMGVPAHDERDFAFARKYGLPIKQVIEAEGQAFSTDAWQEWYGDKQVARTVNSGKYDGLGHQAAVDAIAADLAAKGLGEKRTTFRLRDWGVSRQRYWGTPIPIIHCEACGPVPVPEKDLPVVLPEDLIPDGSGNPLAKSESFLKCVCPQCGKPARRETDTMDTFVDSSWYFMRYTSPGNDAAMVDERNDYWMPMDQYIGGIEHAVLHLLYARFWTKVMRDMGLVKFGEPFVKLLTQGMVLNHIYSRRNEKGGIEYFWPDEVENLYDAKGAIVGAKLKADGSPVDYGGVGTMSKSKNNGVDPQSLIDTQGADTARLFVMFASPPEQTLEWSGSGVDGAHRFLRRLWSFCHANRERIQAALGRPAPADWSSASQAVKLLRRDVHAILKQADYDYQRIQYNTVVSASMKLLNTLEDAKLDGETGDAALAEGTRILLSVLYPIVPHLTWQAWLDLGYGQAHGDLLDAPWPQLDEAALVTDEVELMLQVNGKLRGSLSVPSSADKAAIEALAVAHEAVGRFLEGRPPKRVIVVPGKLVNVVG, encoded by the coding sequence ATGCAGGAACGCTACGCTCCCAACGACATCGAATCCGCTGCCCAGAAGCACTGGGAAGCGACCAACGCCTACCTGACGGTAGAACACGCGAAGAACGCCGACGGCTCGGAAAAGCCCAAGTTCTACGCCTGCTCGATGCTGCCCTACCCCAGCGGCAAGCTGCACATGGGCCACGTGCGCAACTACACGATCAACGACGCCATGTACCGGCAGTTGCGCATGAAGGGCTACAACGTCCTGATGCCCATGGGCTGGGACGCCTTCGGCATGCCGGCCGAGAACGCCGCCATCAAGTCCAAGGTGCCGCCGGCGAAATGGACCTACGACAACATCGCCTACATGAAGAAGCAGATGAAGGCGATGGGGCTGGGCATCGACTGGTCGCGCGAGATGGCCGCCTGCGATCCCGGGTACTACAAGTGGAACCAGTGGCTGTTCCTGAAGATGCTGGAAAAGGGCGTGGCCTACCGCAAGACCCAGGTGGTGAACTGGGACCCGGTGGACCAGACCGTGCTGGCCAACGAACAGGTCATCGACGGACGCGGCTGGCGCTCGGGCGCGCTGGTGGAAAAGCGCGAGATTCCCGGCTACTACCTGCGCATCACCGACTACGCCGAGGAACTGCTGGACGAGGTCAAGAACAACCTGACCGGCTGGCCCGAGCGCGTGCGCCTGATGCAGGAGCACTGGATAGGCAAGAGCGAGGGCACGCGTTTCGCCTTCACCCATGACATCCGCGACGCCGCCGGCCAGCTGATCCAGGACGGCCGCATGTACGTCTTCACGACGCGCGCCGACACCATCATGGGCGTCACCTTCTGCGCCGTCGCGCCCGAACACCCCCTGGCCCTGCATGCCGCCGCCAAGGACCCCGCCCTGGCCGCCTTCATCGAGGAATGCCGCAAGGGCGGCGTGACCGAGGCCGAGCTGGCCACGCGCGACAAGGAAGGCCTGCCGACCGGCCTGACCGTGGTGCATCCGCTCACGGGCGAAGCCGTGCCGGTCTGGGTCGGCAACTACGTGCTGATGAGCTACGGCGACGGCGCCGTCATGGGCGTTCCCGCCCACGACGAACGCGACTTCGCGTTCGCCAGGAAATACGGCCTGCCCATCAAGCAGGTCATCGAAGCCGAGGGCCAGGCCTTCTCCACCGACGCCTGGCAGGAATGGTACGGCGACAAGCAGGTGGCCCGTACGGTGAATTCCGGCAAGTACGACGGCCTGGGCCACCAGGCCGCCGTCGATGCCATCGCGGCCGACCTCGCGGCCAAGGGACTGGGCGAGAAGCGCACCACCTTCCGCCTGCGCGACTGGGGCGTTTCGCGCCAGCGCTACTGGGGCACGCCCATCCCCATCATCCACTGCGAGGCCTGCGGCCCCGTGCCGGTGCCCGAGAAAGACCTGCCGGTCGTGCTGCCCGAGGACCTGATCCCGGACGGTAGCGGCAACCCGCTGGCCAAGAGCGAATCGTTCCTGAAGTGCGTCTGCCCGCAGTGCGGCAAGCCCGCCCGGCGCGAGACCGACACCATGGACACCTTCGTGGACTCGTCCTGGTACTTCATGCGCTATACCTCGCCGGGCAACGACGCCGCGATGGTCGACGAGCGCAACGATTACTGGATGCCGATGGACCAGTACATCGGCGGCATCGAGCACGCCGTGCTGCACCTGTTGTACGCCCGCTTCTGGACCAAGGTGATGCGCGACATGGGCCTGGTCAAGTTCGGCGAACCCTTCGTCAAGCTGCTGACCCAGGGCATGGTGCTCAACCACATCTATTCGCGCAGGAACGAGAAAGGCGGCATCGAATACTTCTGGCCCGACGAGGTCGAGAACCTCTACGACGCCAAGGGCGCCATCGTCGGCGCCAAGCTCAAGGCCGACGGCTCGCCGGTGGACTACGGCGGCGTGGGCACGATGTCCAAGTCCAAGAACAACGGCGTCGACCCGCAATCGCTGATCGACACCCAGGGGGCCGACACGGCGCGGCTGTTCGTGATGTTCGCGAGCCCGCCCGAACAGACCCTGGAGTGGTCGGGTTCAGGCGTGGACGGCGCGCATCGCTTCCTGCGCCGCCTGTGGTCCTTCTGCCACGCGAACCGCGAACGCATCCAGGCGGCGCTGGGCCGTCCCGCGCCGGCCGACTGGTCGTCCGCCAGCCAGGCCGTCAAGCTGCTGCGCCGCGACGTCCATGCCATCCTGAAGCAGGCCGACTACGACTACCAGCGCATCCAGTACAACACCGTGGTCTCGGCCAGCATGAAGCTGCTGAACACGCTGGAGGATGCCAAGCTCGACGGCGAGACCGGCGACGCCGCGCTGGCCGAAGGCACGCGCATCCTGCTGTCGGTGCTCTACCCCATCGTGCCGCACCTGACCTGGCAGGCCTGGCTCGACCTGGGCTACGGCCAGGCCCATGGCGACCTGCTGGACGCGCCCTGGCCGCAGCTGGACGAAGCCGCGCTCGTGACCGACGAGGTCGAGCTGATGCTGCAGGTGAATGGCAAGCTGCGCGGTTCGCTGTCGGTGCCCAGCAGCGCCGACAAGGCCGCCATCGAAGCCCTGGCCGTCGCGCATGAAGCCGTGGGCCGGTTCCTGGAAGGACGTCCCCCCAAACGCGTTATCGTTGTCCCTGGCAAACTCGTCAACGTGGTGGGCTGA
- a CDS encoding UvrD-helicase domain-containing protein: MSLLDNLNAPQHAAVTIEPRHALVLAGAGSGKTRVLTTRMAWLIQTGQVSPHGLMAVTFTNKAAREMLTRISALLPINTRGMWIGTFHGLCNRMLRAHYRDAGLPQTFQILDTADQLSAIKRLLKGAGVDDEKYPPRQLQHFINAAKEEGLRHTEVEAYDSFNRQMVELYGMYDAQCQREGVVDFPELLLRCYELLTHNAPIREHYQHRFRHILVDEFQDTNRLQYRWLKLLAGGGAALFAVGDDDQSIYAFRGANVGNMAEFEREYAHERVIRLEQNYRSHGHILDAANTLIRNNSGRLGKNLWTDQGHGEPIRVYEALSDAQEAQWVIEEIRSLVGEGRLRREVAILYRSNAQSRVLEHALFSSGIPYKVYGGLRFFERQEVKHALAYLRLMENPHDDTAWMRVVNFPARGIGARTLEQQADIARLHNCSLYSAVSQVPGRGGNNLAQFASLIDRMRFETQNLPLHEIVDHVIDASGLIQHYLQEKEGAERIENLRELVNAAAAFAAEDGYGLADAGALAQTLPESGVELPSPLAAFLSHAALEAGDNQASEGQDAVQLMTVHAAKGLEFEAVFITGLEEGLFPHENSVLEQSGLEEERRLMYVAVTRARERLYLSFSQTRMLHGQTRYNMRSRFLSEVPEESLKWLTPRDGRAKAVDTAGGWGRAAWGEGSERGSFSRPAKDAPYVGSSEGYSSRRTSDAGVEVNGRIFKVGQSVAHPKFGEGVIVSLMGSGQDAQVQVNFGGVGTKTLALAMAKLDPA; encoded by the coding sequence ATGTCCCTGCTCGACAACCTCAACGCCCCCCAGCACGCCGCCGTCACGATCGAACCCCGCCACGCCCTGGTGCTGGCCGGCGCCGGCAGCGGCAAGACACGGGTGTTGACCACGCGCATGGCCTGGCTGATCCAGACCGGCCAGGTCAGCCCGCACGGGCTGATGGCCGTCACTTTCACCAACAAGGCTGCGCGCGAGATGCTGACCCGTATCAGCGCGCTGCTGCCCATCAATACCCGCGGCATGTGGATAGGCACCTTCCACGGCCTGTGCAACCGGATGCTGCGCGCGCACTACCGGGATGCCGGGCTGCCCCAGACCTTCCAGATCCTGGACACGGCCGACCAGTTGTCGGCCATCAAGCGGCTGCTCAAGGGCGCGGGCGTGGACGACGAGAAATATCCGCCGCGCCAGTTGCAGCACTTCATCAACGCCGCCAAGGAAGAGGGCCTGCGCCACACCGAGGTCGAGGCGTACGACAGCTTCAACCGGCAGATGGTGGAGCTCTACGGCATGTACGACGCCCAGTGCCAGCGCGAGGGCGTGGTCGACTTCCCCGAGCTGCTGCTGCGCTGCTACGAGCTGCTGACCCACAACGCGCCCATCCGCGAGCACTACCAGCACCGCTTCCGCCACATCCTGGTGGACGAGTTCCAGGATACCAACCGGCTCCAGTACCGCTGGCTCAAGCTGCTGGCGGGCGGCGGCGCGGCCCTGTTCGCCGTGGGCGACGACGACCAGTCCATCTACGCCTTCCGTGGCGCCAACGTGGGCAACATGGCGGAGTTCGAGCGCGAATACGCCCACGAGCGGGTCATCCGGCTCGAGCAGAACTACCGGTCGCACGGCCACATCCTGGACGCGGCCAACACGCTGATCCGCAACAACTCCGGCCGCCTGGGCAAGAACCTGTGGACCGACCAGGGACACGGCGAACCCATCCGCGTCTACGAGGCGCTGTCCGATGCCCAGGAAGCCCAGTGGGTGATCGAGGAAATCCGCTCGCTGGTGGGCGAGGGCAGGCTGCGCCGCGAGGTCGCCATCCTGTACCGCAGCAACGCCCAATCGCGGGTGCTGGAGCATGCGCTGTTCTCGTCGGGCATTCCCTACAAGGTCTACGGCGGCCTGCGCTTCTTCGAGCGCCAGGAGGTCAAGCACGCGCTGGCCTATCTGCGCCTGATGGAAAATCCGCACGACGACACGGCCTGGATGCGGGTGGTGAATTTCCCGGCGCGGGGCATAGGCGCCCGCACGCTGGAGCAGCAGGCCGACATCGCGCGCCTGCACAATTGCAGCCTGTATTCGGCGGTGAGCCAGGTGCCGGGCCGGGGTGGCAACAACCTGGCGCAGTTCGCGAGCCTGATCGACCGCATGCGTTTCGAGACGCAGAACCTGCCGCTGCACGAGATCGTGGACCACGTGATCGATGCCAGCGGCCTGATCCAGCACTATCTGCAGGAAAAGGAAGGCGCCGAACGCATCGAGAACCTGCGGGAACTGGTCAACGCGGCGGCGGCCTTCGCCGCCGAGGACGGCTACGGGCTGGCCGATGCCGGCGCGCTGGCGCAGACCCTGCCCGAGTCCGGCGTCGAGCTGCCGTCTCCGCTGGCGGCCTTCCTGTCGCACGCGGCGCTGGAAGCGGGCGACAACCAGGCGAGCGAGGGGCAGGACGCGGTCCAGCTCATGACGGTGCACGCGGCCAAGGGCCTGGAGTTCGAGGCCGTCTTCATCACCGGGCTGGAGGAAGGGTTGTTCCCGCACGAGAACAGCGTCCTGGAGCAATCCGGGCTGGAAGAGGAGCGGCGGCTGATGTACGTGGCGGTGACGCGCGCCCGCGAGCGCCTGTACCTGAGCTTCTCGCAGACGCGCATGCTGCATGGCCAGACCCGCTACAACATGCGGTCGCGGTTCCTGAGCGAGGTGCCCGAGGAATCGCTGAAGTGGCTGACGCCTCGCGACGGCCGGGCCAAGGCGGTGGATACCGCCGGCGGCTGGGGGCGCGCCGCCTGGGGCGAGGGCTCCGAGCGCGGCAGCTTTTCGCGGCCGGCCAAGGACGCCCCCTACGTGGGTTCGTCCGAGGGCTATTCGAGCCGCCGCACGTCGGACGCCGGGGTCGAGGTCAACGGCCGCATCTTCAAGGTAGGCCAGAGCGTGGCGCATCCGAAGTTCGGCGAAGGCGTCATCGTCAGCCTCATGGGCAGCGGCCAGGACGCCCAGGTCCAGGTCAATTTCGGCGGCGTGGGCACCAAGACGCTGGCGCTCGCCATGGCCAAGCTCGATCCGGCCTGA
- the infA gene encoding translation initiation factor IF-1, with protein MANKEELIEMEGIVAEVLPATSFRVTLENGMEVAAYASGKMRKHRIRILAGDRVTMELSPYDLTKGRISFRHKDGPSPAPGLRRPQRRN; from the coding sequence ATGGCGAATAAGGAAGAACTGATCGAAATGGAAGGCATCGTTGCCGAGGTGCTGCCCGCGACCAGCTTTCGCGTCACGCTGGAAAACGGCATGGAGGTTGCCGCCTACGCATCCGGAAAGATGCGCAAGCACCGCATCCGTATCCTGGCCGGTGACCGCGTCACGATGGAACTGTCTCCGTACGACCTGACCAAGGGACGCATCAGCTTCCGGCACAAGGACGGCCCGTCGCCCGCGCCCGGCCTGCGCCGCCCCCAGCGCCGTAACTGA
- a CDS encoding cold-shock protein, whose product METGTVKWFNDAKGFGFITADSGGDDLFAHFSEIRVDGFKTLQENQKVRFEVTVGPKGRQASNIQPV is encoded by the coding sequence ATGGAAACCGGTACCGTCAAATGGTTCAACGACGCCAAGGGTTTTGGCTTCATCACGGCTGACTCGGGCGGCGACGACCTGTTCGCCCACTTCTCCGAAATCCGTGTCGACGGATTCAAGACCCTGCAGGAAAACCAGAAGGTTCGTTTCGAAGTCACCGTCGGCCCCAAGGGTCGCCAGGCTTCCAACATCCAGCCTGTATAA
- a CDS encoding BPSS1780 family membrane protein, producing MQAASLAPRAGWQWVRDGLALFRLQPMAMFTWALTVGFMVLVASILAPIGPLLFVVGMPAITVMTLEACRAIEQGRTVLPLRLFLVLKAPGLFKKLLAMGALYVAAVLVGGLVAFLPFADGLSEAMSGLSSDDVGGVLAAMRAPIALFGILYVIIAGLFWHAPALVAWHRLGIRKALFFSGIACWRNKGAFLMYGATWLLVVLALELGGGLLETVGLSPTVSGLIQMPFNFVAAAVLYCSFYPTYTSVFGAPPAPGFGNGS from the coding sequence ATGCAAGCCGCCTCCCTGGCTCCCCGCGCCGGCTGGCAATGGGTGCGCGACGGACTCGCCCTGTTTCGACTGCAGCCCATGGCGATGTTCACCTGGGCCCTGACCGTGGGTTTCATGGTCCTGGTGGCCAGCATCCTCGCCCCCATCGGCCCCCTGCTGTTCGTGGTCGGCATGCCGGCGATCACGGTCATGACCCTGGAGGCCTGCCGCGCCATCGAACAGGGCCGCACGGTGCTGCCCTTGCGCCTGTTCCTGGTGCTCAAGGCGCCGGGCCTGTTCAAGAAGCTGCTGGCGATGGGCGCCCTGTACGTGGCCGCCGTGCTGGTCGGGGGCCTGGTCGCCTTCCTGCCTTTCGCCGATGGCCTGAGCGAAGCGATGTCCGGCCTGTCGTCGGACGACGTCGGCGGCGTGCTGGCCGCCATGCGCGCGCCCATCGCCCTGTTCGGCATCCTCTACGTCATCATCGCGGGATTGTTCTGGCACGCGCCGGCGCTGGTGGCCTGGCACCGGCTGGGCATCCGCAAGGCCCTGTTTTTTTCCGGCATCGCCTGCTGGCGCAACAAGGGGGCATTCCTGATGTACGGCGCGACCTGGCTGCTCGTGGTCCTGGCCCTGGAACTGGGCGGCGGCCTGCTCGAAACCGTCGGTTTGTCGCCGACGGTTTCCGGGCTGATTCAAATGCCTTTCAATTTCGTCGCCGCCGCGGTGCTGTATTGCAGTTTCTATCCTACTTACACCAGCGTATTCGGAGCGCCCCCCGCACCCGGTTTCGGCAATGGTTCGTGA
- a CDS encoding homoserine kinase: MAVFTPVTETDARALLADYSLGELRALRGIPSGIENTNYFLTTSQGEYVLTLFERLTREQLPFYIDLMTHLAEHGIPVPHPQATHDARRLAELNGKPCTIATLLPGKCEMSPLPAHCEQVGATLARMHLAGRDFPAMQPNLLGLDWWRETAPVVTPYLDPAAAALLRDEVEVQTAFAQTDACRALPRGPAHCDLFRDNVLFAGTREAPVLGGFIDFYFAGCDTWLFDLAVCVNDWCITHASGEFRPELAQAMLGAYDQVRPLTDGERDAWRTILRSAALRFWMSRLRDFHLPRPAQTLTPHDPTHFERILRLRRDGDIFPLP, translated from the coding sequence ATGGCCGTCTTCACCCCCGTCACCGAAACGGATGCCCGCGCTCTGCTTGCCGACTATTCGCTGGGCGAGTTGCGCGCCCTGCGCGGCATCCCTTCCGGCATCGAAAACACCAACTATTTCCTTACGACCAGCCAGGGCGAATACGTGCTGACCCTGTTCGAGCGCCTGACGCGCGAACAGTTGCCGTTCTACATCGACCTGATGACGCACCTGGCCGAACACGGGATTCCCGTCCCCCACCCCCAGGCGACGCACGACGCACGCCGGCTGGCCGAGTTGAACGGCAAGCCCTGCACCATCGCCACCCTGCTGCCGGGCAAGTGCGAGATGTCGCCCCTGCCCGCCCATTGCGAACAGGTCGGCGCCACGCTGGCCCGCATGCACCTGGCCGGGCGCGACTTCCCGGCGATGCAGCCCAACCTGCTCGGGCTGGACTGGTGGCGCGAGACCGCGCCCGTCGTCACCCCCTACCTGGACCCGGCCGCCGCCGCCCTGCTGCGCGACGAAGTGGAGGTCCAGACGGCGTTCGCCCAGACCGACGCCTGCCGCGCGCTGCCGCGGGGCCCGGCGCACTGCGACCTGTTCCGCGACAACGTCCTGTTCGCCGGCACGCGCGAAGCGCCGGTACTGGGCGGCTTCATCGATTTCTACTTCGCCGGCTGCGACACCTGGCTGTTCGATCTGGCGGTCTGCGTCAACGACTGGTGCATAACCCACGCCAGCGGCGAATTCCGGCCCGAGCTTGCCCAGGCGATGCTAGGCGCCTATGACCAGGTGCGGCCGCTGACCGATGGCGAACGCGACGCGTGGCGCACCATACTGCGATCAGCCGCGCTGCGTTTCTGGATGTCCCGGCTGCGCGACTTCCACCTGCCGCGCCCGGCGCAAACCCTGACGCCGCACGACCCCACCCATTTCGAACGCATCCTGCGCCTGCGGCGCGACGGCGATATTTTTCCGCTTCCCTGA
- a CDS encoding TIGR00730 family Rossman fold protein translates to MIKHREIEIGKETHDGAQDSAHDSGNVPKKSGRIPGLRDVVSVERATATKARESWHVLGIMSEFFEASERLAQIRPAVSIFGSARIPADDPRYEMAELIARKLSEAGFSVISGGGPGIMEAANKGAYEGPSPSVGLNIELPHEQSNNAYQNISLFFRHFFPRKVAFVKFTSAYVVLPGGYGTLDELFEALTLVQTNKSRKMPIILVGSEYWRGLVDWIRAQPLAQGLISPDDPDLLQVIDDPQAIVDAIFDFYQHEGFTQSPGERERLLNL, encoded by the coding sequence ATGATCAAACACAGAGAAATCGAAATAGGCAAGGAAACCCACGACGGCGCTCAGGACAGCGCCCACGACAGCGGAAACGTCCCGAAGAAGTCCGGACGCATCCCCGGCCTGCGGGACGTGGTGAGCGTGGAGCGTGCCACCGCCACCAAGGCGCGCGAGTCATGGCATGTGCTGGGGATTATGTCAGAGTTCTTCGAGGCGTCCGAACGCCTTGCGCAGATCCGGCCGGCGGTCAGCATCTTCGGCAGCGCCCGCATCCCCGCCGACGACCCTCGCTACGAAATGGCCGAGCTGATCGCCCGCAAGCTGTCCGAGGCGGGTTTCTCCGTTATTTCGGGCGGCGGCCCCGGCATCATGGAGGCGGCCAACAAGGGCGCCTACGAGGGCCCCAGCCCCAGCGTCGGGCTGAACATCGAGCTGCCCCACGAGCAGTCGAACAACGCCTACCAGAACATCAGCCTGTTCTTCCGCCATTTCTTCCCGCGCAAGGTGGCCTTCGTCAAGTTCACTTCGGCCTACGTGGTGCTGCCGGGCGGCTATGGCACGCTGGACGAACTGTTCGAGGCGCTGACACTGGTGCAGACAAACAAAAGCCGGAAGATGCCCATCATCCTGGTCGGCTCCGAATACTGGCGGGGCCTGGTCGACTGGATCCGCGCCCAGCCGCTGGCGCAGGGGCTGATCTCGCCCGACGATCCCGACCTGCTGCAGGTGATCGACGACCCCCAGGCCATCGTCGATGCCATTTTCGATTTCTACCAGCACGAGGGCTTCACCCAGTCCCCGGGCGAGCGCGAGCGGCTGCTGAACCTGTAG
- the polA gene encoding DNA polymerase I, with protein sequence MIKTLLLVDGSSYLYRAYHALPDLRNAQGEPTGALYGVLNMLRRALNDHKADYLACIFDAPGKTFRDDLYPEYKATRASMPEDLARQVGPIVEAIRAQGWPVFAIEGIEADDVIGTLALQAAGQGIHSVVSTGDKDMAQLVNDHVTLVNTMTSETLDAEGVLKKFGVPPERIVDYLMLIGDSVDNVPGVEKVGPKTAAKWLAQYGTLEDLVAQAETVKGVAGANLRTAIPNFELTRSLITIRTDCDLSAHIPGLDALTLREVDRAKLEVMYERYGFRTWLRELTGDESRIPEGDSRVQGDAPAAPETVNYETISDWAAFERWLAAIQAAPLVALDTETDSLVEMDARLVGLSIAVKPGEACYIPLTHRHPDAGEQLPKDEVLARLAPWLENAQAPKLLHNAKYDTHVFANAGVTLRGVAHDTMLEAYVLESHRSVSLDDLSQRWLGRKGLSFVDVCGKGVNQLCFDEVAIDVATQYACEDVDYTLQLHATLYPRIEADAGLARIYAIELPVSRVLTVIERNGVRIDPEELARQSHAIGQELLVLEQRAYELAGQPFNLNSPKQLGEILFGKLQLPVVKKTAGGAPSTDEDVLSKLAEDYPLPQALLSYRGLAKLKSTYTDKLPKMINARTRRVHTSYAQAAVVTGRLASSDPNLQNIPVRTPEGRRVREAFVADPGNLIMSADYSQIELRIMAHISGDENLLSAFARGEDIHRATAAEIFGVQPDAVNAEQRRYAKVINFGLIYGMSAFGLASNLGITRDAAKHYIDRYFARYPGVARYMDGTREQAREQGYVETVFGRRLWLPEIRGGSGPRRQAAERAAINAPMQGTAADLIKMAMVAVQDWLDADQLGARLVMQVHDELVLEVPREESEIVAHRLPEMMCNVAELKVPLVAEVGTGYTWEQAH encoded by the coding sequence ATGATCAAGACGTTGCTGTTGGTGGACGGGTCCAGCTATCTCTATCGCGCATACCACGCCCTGCCGGACCTGCGCAACGCGCAAGGAGAGCCGACCGGGGCGCTGTACGGCGTGCTGAACATGCTGCGCCGCGCACTGAACGATCATAAGGCAGACTACCTCGCCTGCATTTTCGATGCGCCGGGCAAGACCTTCCGCGACGACCTCTATCCCGAGTACAAGGCCACCCGCGCCAGCATGCCGGAAGACCTGGCGCGCCAGGTCGGGCCCATCGTCGAGGCCATCCGCGCCCAGGGCTGGCCGGTCTTCGCCATCGAGGGGATCGAGGCCGACGACGTCATCGGCACGCTGGCCCTCCAGGCGGCGGGGCAGGGCATACACAGCGTGGTGTCGACCGGCGACAAGGACATGGCGCAACTGGTCAACGACCACGTGACGCTGGTCAACACCATGACCTCCGAGACGCTGGATGCCGAGGGCGTGCTGAAGAAATTCGGCGTGCCGCCCGAGCGCATCGTGGACTACCTGATGCTGATCGGCGACTCGGTCGACAACGTGCCCGGCGTGGAGAAGGTCGGGCCCAAGACGGCGGCCAAGTGGCTCGCCCAGTATGGCACGCTGGAAGACCTGGTGGCGCAGGCCGAGACCGTCAAGGGCGTGGCGGGCGCGAACCTGCGCACGGCGATCCCGAATTTCGAGCTGACGCGTTCCCTGATCACCATCCGCACCGATTGCGACCTGAGCGCCCACATTCCCGGCCTGGATGCGCTGACCCTGCGCGAGGTCGACCGCGCGAAGCTCGAGGTCATGTACGAACGCTACGGCTTTCGCACCTGGCTGCGCGAGCTGACGGGCGACGAGTCCCGCATTCCCGAGGGCGATTCGCGCGTGCAGGGCGACGCCCCGGCCGCGCCGGAAACGGTGAACTACGAGACGATCAGCGACTGGGCCGCCTTCGAGCGCTGGCTGGCCGCCATCCAGGCGGCGCCGCTGGTCGCGCTGGATACCGAGACCGACTCGCTGGTGGAAATGGACGCCCGGCTGGTGGGGCTGTCCATCGCCGTCAAGCCGGGCGAGGCCTGCTACATCCCGCTGACCCACCGGCACCCGGACGCAGGCGAACAATTGCCCAAGGACGAAGTGCTGGCGCGCCTGGCCCCCTGGCTGGAGAACGCCCAGGCCCCCAAGCTGCTGCACAACGCCAAGTACGACACGCACGTCTTCGCCAACGCCGGCGTCACGCTGCGCGGCGTCGCGCACGACACCATGCTCGAAGCCTACGTGCTGGAGTCGCATCGCAGCGTGTCATTGGACGACCTGTCGCAGCGCTGGCTGGGCCGCAAGGGCCTGTCCTTCGTGGACGTGTGCGGCAAGGGCGTCAACCAGCTCTGCTTCGACGAGGTCGCCATCGACGTGGCCACCCAGTACGCCTGCGAGGACGTCGACTACACGCTCCAGCTGCATGCCACGCTGTATCCGCGCATCGAGGCCGACGCCGGCCTGGCGCGCATCTATGCCATCGAGCTGCCCGTGTCGCGCGTGCTGACCGTCATCGAGCGCAACGGCGTGCGCATCGACCCCGAGGAACTGGCCCGCCAGAGCCATGCCATCGGCCAGGAACTGCTGGTGCTCGAACAGCGTGCCTACGAACTGGCGGGGCAGCCCTTCAACCTGAACTCGCCCAAGCAACTGGGCGAGATCCTGTTCGGCAAGCTGCAGCTGCCGGTGGTCAAGAAGACCGCGGGCGGCGCGCCTTCCACCGACGAGGACGTGCTGAGCAAGCTGGCCGAGGACTACCCGCTGCCGCAGGCGCTGCTGAGCTACCGCGGCCTGGCCAAGCTCAAGTCCACCTACACCGACAAGCTGCCCAAGATGATCAACGCCCGGACCCGGCGCGTGCACACCAGCTATGCCCAGGCGGCGGTGGTCACGGGCCGGCTGGCCTCCAGCGATCCCAACCTGCAGAACATCCCGGTACGCACGCCCGAGGGCCGGCGCGTGCGCGAGGCCTTCGTGGCCGATCCGGGCAACCTGATCATGTCGGCCGACTACTCGCAGATCGAACTGCGCATCATGGCCCACATCTCCGGCGACGAAAACCTGCTGTCGGCCTTCGCTCGCGGCGAGGACATCCACCGCGCCACCGCGGCCGAGATCTTCGGCGTCCAGCCCGATGCCGTCAACGCCGAACAGCGCCGCTACGCCAAGGTCATCAACTTCGGCCTGATCTACGGCATGAGCGCGTTCGGCCTGGCCAGCAACCTCGGCATCACGCGCGACGCGGCCAAGCACTACATCGACCGCTATTTCGCCCGCTACCCCGGCGTGGCGCGCTACATGGACGGCACGCGCGAACAGGCGCGCGAACAAGGCTATGTCGAAACCGTCTTCGGCCGCCGCCTGTGGCTACCCGAGATCCGGGGCGGCAGCGGCCCCCGCCGCCAGGCCGCCGAACGCGCCGCCATCAACGCTCCCATGCAGGGCACCGCAGCCGACCTCATCAAGATGGCCATGGTCGCCGTGCAGGACTGGCTGGACGCCGACCAGTTGGGCGCGCGCCTGGTCATGCAGGTGCACGACGAACTGGTCCTGGAAGTCCCGCGCGAGGAAAGCGAAATCGTCGCCCATCGCCTGCCCGAGATGATGTGCAACGTGGCCGAGCTGAAGGTGCCGCTGGTGGCCGAGGTGGGCACGGGCTACACGTGGGAACAGGCGCACTGA